One part of the Spiroplasma turonicum genome encodes these proteins:
- a CDS encoding ABC transporter ATP-binding protein gives MQSVEDRVKFFSKDKLKKYRELLAGSIKAYPGLFTIYVLLAITDTSLFSSMSIVIANLIKNITNEGGKSLFGFTMYWYSWVAVGWSMILAYAVTEFFFNYVGGIWTRKVEIWLRVKCLKALVDVDLTFYSKNQIGNYMTKIIGDSQGAADGLNEWSNNLIYIIIMFIVINIIMFSLNVEIAAIAIGVFVLLLIISLVIYFQYRKATIVSLDYKQNLDADNTDRLMNIRLIKSSGTELSELERIKDFNKIYAKKINKTVWLGTLLLIFANFLGWILPGLITISIIFMYNDTYNLAQITALVIPFVSTVTILAGAMFLLPIILRALSVSMNCNWRLNFIYSQKSIIIKPSEPIKVNQINKIELKNVEFIYPESPSKLILPKTSLVFEKGKSYAFVGETGSGKSTIAKLLLRFYDPYKGDVLINDINLKEIDMPSYLDKIGYVEQEPQILYGTVMDNIRYAKFDATDEEVIEAAKKASLHNFILTLSDKYDTILGERGFIFSGGQKQRLVIARMFLKNPELLILDEATSALDNIVEKEVQAQLDKLIIGRTTIIIAHRLSTIKDCDQIIVLGGNAGGIVQVGTFEELKNLEGHFNKLYKAGLMG, from the coding sequence ATGCAAAGCGTTGAAGATAGAGTAAAATTTTTTTCAAAAGATAAATTAAAAAAATATAGAGAATTATTAGCGGGGTCAATTAAAGCTTACCCAGGTTTATTTACTATTTATGTTTTATTAGCTATTACTGATACAAGTCTTTTTTCATCTATGTCAATTGTAATTGCCAATTTAATTAAAAATATTACAAATGAAGGTGGAAAATCATTATTTGGTTTTACAATGTATTGATATAGTTGAGTTGCAGTTGGGTGGTCAATGATTTTAGCATATGCAGTTACTGAATTCTTTTTTAATTATGTTGGTGGTATTTGAACTAGAAAAGTTGAAATATGACTAAGGGTAAAGTGTTTAAAAGCATTAGTTGATGTTGATTTAACTTTTTATTCAAAAAATCAAATTGGTAACTATATGACAAAAATCATTGGAGATTCACAAGGAGCAGCCGATGGACTTAATGAATGATCAAATAATTTGATATACATTATAATAATGTTTATTGTAATTAACATTATTATGTTTAGTTTAAATGTTGAAATTGCAGCAATAGCAATTGGTGTTTTTGTATTGTTATTAATTATCTCATTAGTTATATACTTTCAATATAGAAAAGCAACAATTGTATCATTAGATTATAAACAAAATTTAGATGCTGATAATACTGATAGATTAATGAATATAAGATTGATTAAATCAAGTGGTACAGAATTATCTGAGTTAGAAAGAATAAAAGATTTTAATAAAATATATGCAAAAAAAATTAATAAAACTGTATGATTAGGAACTTTATTACTTATATTTGCAAACTTTTTAGGTTGAATCTTACCAGGTTTAATTACTATTTCAATAATTTTTATGTACAATGATACTTATAATTTAGCTCAAATTACTGCTTTAGTGATTCCGTTTGTGTCAACAGTTACAATACTTGCAGGAGCTATGTTTCTATTACCGATAATTTTAAGAGCACTATCTGTTTCAATGAACTGTAACTGAAGGTTGAATTTTATTTACTCACAAAAAAGTATTATAATTAAACCCTCAGAACCAATCAAAGTTAATCAAATCAACAAAATTGAATTAAAAAATGTTGAGTTCATATACCCTGAGTCTCCTTCAAAATTAATACTTCCTAAAACATCATTGGTGTTTGAAAAAGGTAAAAGTTATGCTTTTGTGGGTGAAACTGGTAGTGGTAAATCAACAATTGCTAAACTTTTATTAAGATTCTATGACCCTTATAAAGGTGACGTATTAATAAACGACATAAACTTAAAAGAAATAGATATGCCAAGTTATCTGGATAAAATTGGTTATGTTGAACAAGAACCACAAATTTTATATGGAACTGTAATGGACAACATCAGGTATGCAAAATTTGATGCAACTGATGAAGAAGTAATCGAAGCTGCTAAAAAAGCTAGCCTTCATAATTTTATTCTAACCTTATCTGACAAATACGACACAATTCTTGGAGAACGCGGTTTTATCTTTAGTGGGGGCCAAAAACAAAGATTAGTTATAGCAAGAATGTTTTTAAAAAACCCTGAGCTGCTAATTCTTGATGAAGCTACAAGTGCACTTGATAATATTGTGGAAAAAGAAGTTCAAGCACAGTTAGATAAATTAATTATAGGTAGAACAACTATTATAATTGCACACAGATTATCTACTATAAAAGATTGTGATCAAATAATTGTTTTAGGTGGAAATGCAGGCGGAATAGTACAAGTAGGTACTTTTGAAGAACTAAAAAACTTAGAAGGACATTTTAACAAACTTTATAAAGCTGGATTAATGGGATAG
- a CDS encoding ABC transporter ATP-binding protein — translation MSSKYEEKAKAEIIEKIKQEREQHGYLYLLCSYLKHHPWSGFIIIFLSIIGSGMAVSIPLMMQQTLNCISLLEQGEEAAKTNFLIWKFGWQEWVYLQLSVYVVLAIIIFIRNITVGKLGRDIEVHLRNETLKSLLKQDISYYSNQKIGEILTKIGADTWLIGEQTRIIPTMMLMALFNFIGSSVVLVVVDYKLGLIAMGFVTIGLILMFIFLKRVKKWVTKLRTTITYVNGDITDRIGTIRLIKASGTEVYEKNRFKEIHNEFYHTVKKFFKRLSFVMTGAFTTVMAVQLVVLSSAYGFYHNDNHKLIIISTTFIAGLGTMTSPIYLLLRSAFGYMMANECTRRIYQITSSKARFDSHYYKGEGKFVEKLDKDIIFKGVSFNYPEKPEVNVLPKFDFVFEKGKSYAFVGETGSGKSSIAKLLLRFYDPTEGEVLINNDTNLKDVHLKSFLDLVGYVEQEPQIMFGTVKENIMYTNPNATDEQVIEASKKANLHDLVMSWPNEYNTILGERGFMLSGGQKQRLVIARTFLKNPDLLILDEATSALDNIVEKEIQVELNKLMKNRTSISIAHRLSTIKNCDQIIVLARGKGVVQMGTFNELRNKKGHFKDLYDAGLMKEEQVQK, via the coding sequence ATGAGTTCGAAATATGAAGAAAAAGCAAAAGCTGAAATAATTGAAAAAATTAAACAAGAACGTGAACAACATGGTTATTTATACTTATTATGCTCATATTTAAAACACCATCCCTGATCTGGATTTATAATAATTTTCCTTTCTATAATTGGGAGCGGGATGGCAGTATCCATACCTCTAATGATGCAACAAACTCTTAACTGTATAAGTTTACTTGAGCAAGGTGAAGAAGCTGCTAAAACTAATTTTTTAATTTGAAAGTTTGGTTGACAAGAATGAGTATACTTACAATTATCAGTTTATGTGGTTTTAGCTATAATAATTTTTATTAGAAATATAACAGTTGGTAAGTTGGGAAGAGACATTGAGGTTCATTTAAGAAATGAAACTTTAAAATCATTGTTAAAGCAAGATATCTCATATTACAGTAATCAAAAAATTGGAGAAATTTTAACAAAGATTGGTGCTGATACATGGTTAATTGGAGAACAAACTAGAATTATACCAACAATGATGTTAATGGCTTTATTTAACTTTATTGGTTCTTCAGTTGTTTTAGTTGTAGTTGATTATAAATTAGGTTTAATTGCTATGGGATTTGTTACTATAGGGTTAATATTGATGTTCATATTTTTAAAAAGAGTAAAAAAATGAGTAACAAAATTAAGAACCACAATAACATATGTTAATGGTGATATAACTGATAGAATTGGAACAATTAGATTAATTAAGGCATCGGGAACAGAAGTATATGAAAAAAATCGTTTTAAAGAAATACATAATGAATTCTATCATACTGTTAAGAAGTTTTTCAAAAGATTAAGCTTCGTTATGACAGGGGCATTCACAACGGTTATGGCAGTACAACTTGTAGTCTTGTCAAGTGCATATGGTTTTTATCATAATGACAACCACAAGTTAATAATCATTTCAACAACATTTATTGCTGGTTTAGGAACTATGACATCACCAATTTATCTTTTATTAAGATCTGCATTTGGTTATATGATGGCAAATGAATGTACAAGAAGGATTTATCAAATTACTAGTTCTAAAGCAAGATTTGATTCTCATTATTATAAAGGAGAAGGAAAGTTCGTAGAAAAATTGGATAAGGATATTATCTTTAAGGGTGTATCATTTAATTACCCTGAAAAGCCAGAGGTCAATGTTTTACCTAAGTTTGATTTTGTGTTTGAAAAAGGTAAAAGTTATGCTTTTGTGGGTGAAACTGGTAGTGGTAAATCATCTATAGCTAAGTTATTGTTAAGATTTTATGATCCAACTGAAGGAGAAGTTTTAATAAATAACGATACAAATTTAAAAGATGTTCATTTAAAATCTTTTTTAGATCTTGTTGGTTATGTTGAACAAGAACCACAAATAATGTTTGGAACAGTTAAAGAAAATATAATGTACACAAACCCAAATGCTACAGATGAACAAGTTATAGAAGCCTCTAAAAAAGCAAACTTGCATGATTTAGTAATGAGCTGACCCAATGAATATAATACAATTCTTGGTGAACGTGGCTTTATGTTGAGTGGTGGACAAAAACAAAGACTAGTAATAGCAAGAACATTTCTAAAAAACCCAGACCTATTAATTCTTGATGAAGCTACAAGTGCACTTGATAATATTGTAGAAAAGGAAATACAAGTTGAATTAAATAAACTTATGAAAAACAGAACAAGTATATCAATAGCACATAGACTTTCTACAATAAAAAATTGTGATCAAATCATAGTTTTAGCAAGAGGAAAAGGTGTTGTGCAAATGGGTACTTTTAATGAACTAAGAAATAAAAAAGGTCATTTTAAAGACTTATATGATGCAGGTCTTATGAAAGAAGAACAAGTACAAAAATAA
- a CDS encoding biotin/lipoyl-binding protein, protein MEYVLFNNNKNLKGIVDEVFVKDGQPVKKGQKLTTISTQVDKIEIISPIDGVIKNIFIIESLIVSCNDKLFEIVTHQELLELAKEPNNLNDTLKEGLEEFNYFDSYDDVESNPIMEELEKKLEQTNQVINNKNKNLNFNRQDLQETKVSDAAYLNDFIKNKKVEINDSITQELSYFTKNTSLDMEENVFKEKTSNFLYQPLNEAKDEEKNLFQEEIDKEKEKFNELLKQNANISDINKSYEESITDDKKDYLNKLDTLNNDFLQKKENIESNEFSKTSKLNNLEKAQVVEEKDDLFYEKPSNLNKTENLKKDLDVKKISKSSISFTANLNSLLNLYDILEKAFIKRNQKLEISSLLIKATLIALNESNIEIKDNKIALIQKMAKAFNKKELTYIEKSSTIFDFQNSLNNLETLNEDLQFKIFDFINFNNNILNFNLNDSSSFSISLNSLCQIVNNDGSISTSLNANITFDSNSITYDEISNFIDIYIDLVENPGYLI, encoded by the coding sequence ATGGAATATGTTTTATTCAATAATAACAAAAATTTAAAAGGTATAGTAGATGAAGTTTTTGTTAAAGACGGACAACCAGTAAAAAAAGGGCAAAAATTAACTACCATTTCTACTCAAGTTGATAAAATTGAAATAATTTCACCAATTGATGGTGTAATAAAAAATATTTTTATAATCGAATCTTTAATAGTTTCTTGTAATGATAAATTATTTGAAATAGTTACTCATCAAGAACTTTTAGAACTTGCTAAGGAACCAAATAATTTAAATGATACTTTAAAAGAGGGTTTAGAAGAGTTTAATTATTTTGATAGCTATGATGATGTTGAATCAAACCCCATAATGGAAGAATTGGAAAAAAAATTAGAGCAAACAAATCAGGTTATAAACAATAAAAATAAAAACTTAAATTTCAATAGACAAGATTTACAAGAAACAAAAGTATCTGATGCAGCTTATTTAAATGACTTTATAAAAAATAAAAAAGTTGAAATAAATGATTCAATTACTCAAGAGCTAAGTTATTTCACAAAAAACACCTCATTAGACATGGAAGAAAATGTTTTTAAGGAAAAAACAAGCAATTTTTTATATCAACCTTTAAATGAAGCAAAAGATGAAGAGAAAAATTTGTTTCAAGAAGAAATTGATAAAGAAAAAGAAAAGTTTAATGAACTTTTAAAACAAAATGCAAATATTTCAGATATTAACAAAAGTTATGAAGAATCAATAACTGATGATAAAAAAGATTATTTAAATAAATTAGACACTTTAAATAATGACTTTTTACAAAAAAAAGAAAATATTGAATCTAATGAATTTTCTAAAACATCGAAACTTAATAATTTAGAAAAAGCGCAAGTTGTTGAAGAAAAAGATGATTTGTTTTATGAAAAACCATCAAATCTTAATAAAACTGAAAATTTAAAAAAAGATTTAGACGTAAAAAAAATATCTAAATCATCAATCAGTTTTACTGCAAATCTTAACAGTTTATTAAATTTATATGATATTCTAGAAAAAGCATTTATAAAAAGAAATCAAAAATTAGAAATATCATCATTGTTAATTAAAGCTACTTTAATTGCCCTAAATGAATCAAATATAGAAATTAAAGATAATAAAATAGCATTGATTCAAAAAATGGCAAAAGCATTTAATAAAAAAGAACTTACTTATATTGAAAAATCAAGCACAATATTTGATTTTCAAAACTCACTTAATAATTTAGAAACACTTAATGAAGATTTACAGTTTAAAATATTTGATTTTATTAACTTTAATAATAATATTTTAAATTTTAATTTAAATGATAGTTCAAGTTTTAGTATTTCTTTGAATTCATTATGTCAAATTGTTAATAATGATGGATCAATTAGTACTTCTTTAAATGCAAATATAACTTTTGACTCTAATTCAATTACATATGATGAAATATCAAATTTTATTGATATATATATTGATTTAGTTGAAAACCCTGGCTACTTAATTTAA